Sequence from the Megalops cyprinoides isolate fMegCyp1 chromosome 9, fMegCyp1.pri, whole genome shotgun sequence genome:
AGAaatcaccaaaatgaaattagaaCCCAACATGTACCAAAACCCCAGGTATCGGTACAGAGAGAGTTGCTTCATTAGTTGAATATAAAgcaatgtaaaaagaaaaatgtcacttaGTACATACCATACATAGtataacataacaaaaaaactTTATCCATACAATGAATCTGAGTTTTGTACAACCTTTAAGGTCACTTTGGCCCACCTTAAACAGATTGCACATCTTGTgcaattttatataatttttgttCCTCAAAGGCAAAACAGACTCCAGTACTGGTTCTTGTGAGTTACTTTTATCTGGATCTGTCAATGAAGTCGaaataaatgcagaggacaCAGGGATTCCAGAGCAGTTCTCAGAGCAACACCTTCATTTCTTCTCAACAATAAAGAATAACATAAGCCTGTCACTTTGTCCCCAGATTCTTTCCAGCATAACTGCACTAGGCATCAAGGCTCTGGGGTACGATGATGAAAAAAGTTGCTGTGTCTGCTTTGTGCCTCTTGGGGgtcctgtgcgtgtgtgccacTGTGGAGGCTTCCACCTTTGACCTCATGCGGGATGCAGCAGGTAAAACCATCTGTGTGCCTGACTATTTGTCAgccttgtctttctctctctctctcccttagtCAGAGTCAAAATGAGCTTTATGTGTCACATATATGATTCTGGTGATCTGTCTCTCCGGGGTTAGTAATTTGGCAAGGCTCACTGCCCTGCGGGAACTgggactgtgagtgtgtgtttacacgCCAGCgtggctgctgctgtgtggcCAATCAGTTATGTGCCCTGGAGGAGACAACCTTTGGGCGCATGGTGGGAATCTGGCAAGGCCTGAACCAGCTGGACAGTGACATCGAGGAGCTCACAGgtagagcatgtgtgtgttttttttgtgtttgtgtgtgtgtgtgtgtgtgtgtgtgtgtgcgcgcacaatATGATACGtttgtatgcatacatgtgagGTTGTGAGAGTGCTGAGGACAGTCAGTTTCATGGTTGCAAATAAGTTGCAAAGTTTGATTCTTTCTTCAGAAGAATAGCCTGAGTAGTTTTGTTACAACTTGTTCGACTCCCTCTCCAAACGTTTGTCTCCCTCTTCTAGGAGGAATGAAGGTGGCATTCACAACATCCTTGTCACATGCAGGCTGTTTTGGGCCCTTCACCACTAACGTGCCCATCCCTTACAATGTCATCTCCCTAAACCAAGGCAACGGCTACAACCCCGCCCTAGGTACAGCGCGGAAACCATCACGCCAGAGATGATATACCACAGACAATAGCTAACACAGAGACATTCTCCCAAACTTTCAttgaaactaaaaacaaacaagtgacCCCAAGATAAGGGTGAAAGCTGCATGAATCAAAGCCTAAATTCTTACAGGTTCTACATCACTGCTAATGGCTTCTCCCCCTGTCTTTTGCCAGGTGCCTTCACTGCCCCCCGCACTGGCCTCTACTCCTTCTCCTTCACGGCGTACTCTGACGTGATTGACGCCACGGCACGGCTGTACCACCAGGTGAGGCTGATGAAGAACGGCCAGGTGGTGGCCTCCGTGTGGGAGGACAACCGTGAGGACTCAGAGGACAGTGGCACCCAGACGGTGCTTCTATCCCTGAACCGCGGCTGCCAGGTGTACGTGGAGCTGCAGTCTGGGCGGCAGCTCTGCAATGATCTTGCCAACCACAACACCTTCTCCGGGTACCTGGTGTACGCCTTCCCGGATGCGTGAGGCCCACGAAGAGGCGCACGCTCTGACACCCTGAGAATCACACACTAAGACCCTCAGACAttgacacatgcacactaacACTCTGTTAACTGCACACTAACCCCCTGAGACGTTGATACATGCACGCAGACACTCGGTGAATCACATGACGATCACGATTTACCCACGCAGTCATAGTGACATTTGCACACTAACAGTAGCATACTGGCACTCTTTGAAGATTGCAGAGATAATGCAGATACACAGACTAAGACACATACTAAGACCCTCAGGCACTGACTAagactcacagacagaggcacactGAGACTCTTCCAAATGCACACCAAGACTCAGATGcagtcacacactgacactcgCGAGAATTGCAAACCCTTtgaaacacaggcacagtgaAACTTGTATGCAGACATGATGTTTCAGAGATCTGAAGACTGAGACTTGCTCACTGACCCCCTTTAAATACTGTGGTATGTACACCATCACTCAGGTTCTGCTATTCACCCAAAAGACAttcttagacacacacacacacacacacacttattctCTGAGCCACTCAAGCTCAAattataaatcaaaatgaacTCAGTGAGGCTAAAACTGACACACCATGACCATTTAACAACTGTACTGCCATGTTTGAGCCAGCACATAGAGAATACAAGTGTAATATTCAAGCAATTACAGTGAGGTGGGGATTCAATCAAAAGCGCTGTTTCACCTGAAGGAAAAGTGCAGTTCACTCCAATAAAAGGAAACTGTCCAAGATGAGTCCAGGGACTTGTCTCCACAAAGAGACTCCTCTGAGGTGTtgaaaatggcagcagtgaTGGGGATTTTCACTATATTATTGCACCCCATTGTGCATGCAGTAGTAAATATTGCTGCGATTTTCTGGgaaaagaccccccccccccccccccccccactgtctgAACACAGGGAACAGTGAGTAGGTGACTAGTTATTTGTCCAGTTGTTCTGTGCTAACTGACAGGTCCTTTTTAACAGCTGTCCATTTTTTAACTATATTATGAGTCCACACATTATGTTTTTAAtaggaaataaacaaaataacacatctGAATACAGATTTGCCCCAGATTTCTAAAATATGGACAAAAAGTGTAaacttaaaaaatgtgtaatgtgtgtttgtgatacaTTTTACTAGTGTTTTATCAGTGGGGATTGTAAAGTTGTAAACCCAACTTCAGTTTTGCGACCTAACTAATGTTACTTTCAGGCCGTACTTTTTCCtattttttggattttgagGCCTTATAAATTTATGGCTGACCCCTATAAGAAAAAGGCTGGTTTCACTCAATACAGATAAAACGAAAATATCACTTTCCCTTCAGTTGGAGTGGCAGGTTTTGATTGAAACCAATTTGCGCTAATACACTTGTTACAGACATAGTAAAAATAAGAATATTAAATTACTGGAAGCCAATGGCATACATTCATATGCTTTTACACTGACTGATCTTCAGATATGCTGTTTAGTGGTACTTCTCTGCAATATGTGTAGGTGCGTGCTGGTTTTACTGACAAGACAAGGTGTACAGTAATAGCTGGTCTCTCTTTGTCAAATTGTATGTCTTTGAATTAATAAAGGAGATTGTATGATATATGTTGCAGAAATCTGCCATTCAGCCTGTTATTTTGAGTGTTGCTCCATTGATTACTCTGCTCTATGATTACCAATCCTTTTTTGGGGAATTCTTTAGATACTAAAAGGcaggggcgattctaggatcagacctttaggggggctcagcccctaatgagaatgtgacatgtatacagtgccttgcaaaagtgttcaactCCCCTGTTAAACCTTCAAAAGCAGCCTGGAGTTTCCCATTCCCCCACCTGTTACAAACTTAGGTGCCTGGCCAATTTGCCAGGGCCATCCTTACTGATACCAactctttgtttttcttaccTAAAGTAACcctgtatatgtatttttattaactAAAATAACCCTGGCCAATGGCAGTGCTTATAATTAACAGAACGGAGCAAACAATGAGCTtaacatataataatattaaaaatgcctATGGTCTAAAAATGGTCTCCAccaagtaacaagcttaatcgtaccacaTCAGGCTTcgcttttctctggtggggtgaaagtggcgATGCTTATAACCAATTTCCCACCACAACTCACTGCCTGAAatttttgattgacagctggaCACCTTGCCTACCTTTCCCTTCTCACAGCTATAAAGACTGGACAGTCATTTTCAGGGACAGAAAGCCCTCACCTGGAAAACCTACCAGATAAGAACCTTGTAATATACTAGAGGTTATGAGTAGGTCATATGTACAGGGGGCTGTCGAAATTTTGGTAATATAAAACtctattaaaattaaataaaacatttttccaaaaattaatTTACCATACATTGACTTTCCTTTTGTGCACTTTCTAACAAACTTGAATCTGTATGAGTAGGCTTTATATATAGAACGTTATTGCgtttttttgaaatatgtatattttcacaaaatcaacaaaaaaaaaaaaaaaaatcaattaaaaaatcatttgttgTAGATTGATCCTCCTGGTGAACACTTTCTAGCACGCTCTGTTTTGTACAAATTGATCATTTATATGGGCAGCTATTGATATGTTTTTTGTAGTATAAAAAACGCATCACGTCCCAGAAATTGCCTTCGGCAGAGCTTGGTTGTACAATATTCAACATTCAAGTTGAAAGTGACCGTACCTCTGTACGTTAAGCCAGAGAACCGACTTAACGATAAGGGAGTGAAGCGGACCACTTAATTCGTGGTCTTATCAACTGAACAATAGGTTGCTATCGAACGGGTCGGAACCACAGAGCATAAAATGCTACCGCTTCGACACTGGTGGTTGTTGAAATGCCAAAGATAGGATACTCACCGACACTCGACCGCTGCAACTACCGCGTTAGATGCATGGCGATTTGTTGATACGAAAAAGGACATTATTTGAGATAATGTGTAGGTGTAgcactatttatttatgttcagaTATCATTCAATGATAATCGTGTCTATTCCATATTGAGGAAGAAGTAGGTGCTTAAGTAGATAATGATGTTGCGTTGCTATATACTACCAAAATGCTGTCGCCAGCATTGTATTGTACGTGCTTATGTAACTTACAGAAGCATTGTCCTAAATGCGGGCAACTAACAAAGTCAACCGAAGACCGGAGAAGGCTCTTTCCACAACTGCTGGGATTCCAGACTATCTCAAGGAAACAGCTGGGCGGAGCCGCTGCCCCCTGccagtttctttctttccatttgtaCTGGGTCGTTTCCTAATAAGCTACTCCACTACATGGCGCTAAAACAATACCGATGTGCTTTACGTCATGCCTTCCACACTAGAGGGAGATTATtgcaggattaaaaaaaaaaaaatcagaactttCCACTGTCGCCAATTTCTTTGACTTGaattagttttgtttattttgtttttttggttattgCCCATCTTAGTGTGTTTTCTGTAGTTTACCCAGTGCTATCCTTCTGAGTTCCAGAGATGCCAGAATTCATTCTGTAGCGTCTTCGCCTTCGTCTTCAATCCTTGGACCCACTCCCATGTACAGCTAAAATCCTGATGTGGTTTTAATAATCTGACAGCTAGGGTGAATTTGTGACTCCTGCCTGCCTGAAGCCAGTCGTTTAATTCTTTAATAATTACAGT
This genomic interval carries:
- the cbln18 gene encoding cerebellin 18, with the translated sequence MMKKVAVSALCLLGVLCVCATVEASTFDLMRDAAVIWQGSLPCGNWDCECVFTRQRGCCCVANQLCALEETTFGRMVGIWQGLNQLDSDIEELTGGMKVAFTTSLSHAGCFGPFTTNVPIPYNVISLNQGNGYNPALGAFTAPRTGLYSFSFTAYSDVIDATARLYHQVRLMKNGQVVASVWEDNREDSEDSGTQTVLLSLNRGCQVYVELQSGRQLCNDLANHNTFSGYLVYAFPDA